One Lysinibacillus sp. OF-1 DNA segment encodes these proteins:
- a CDS encoding metallophosphoesterase family protein, translated as MTAIRFFHLADLHLDSPFKGLFGLPEHILKNIRSSTFEAFDKIIHKAIQEKPDFILIVGDIYDGENRSLQAQRRFQDAMEKLFQHNIPVIVSYGNHDHLNGTWTRFALPSNVYELPAETTVVQLKIRGQQVNIYGFSYHERHLKESVIESYPIAQDQHAIHIGMLHGSEAGNTTHDVYAPFTKHQLIEKNYHYWALGHIHKRQLLHQNPPIVYPGNIQSRHRKEQGLKGFYDVTLSQTSNELDFIPTSTVVYNTIEVDCTNVVHANELLKRCSEAITTNRTKYGASVVELHLQNIDEQTEALFEHATVDAWLDTVRETEEGIEPMCWVQKLVLQKTASLYEQTAATQSVVSLMEQWDSNEWKDILKDLYQYAGGARLIEPLSDKDIENLTQNAQALLAEEIQRA; from the coding sequence ATGACAGCAATTCGTTTTTTTCATTTGGCAGATTTACATTTAGATAGTCCATTTAAAGGTTTATTTGGATTACCTGAGCACATTTTAAAGAACATTAGGTCGAGTACTTTTGAAGCATTCGATAAAATTATCCATAAAGCAATTCAAGAGAAACCTGATTTTATATTAATTGTTGGAGATATTTATGATGGTGAAAATCGTAGCTTGCAAGCACAACGAAGATTTCAGGATGCAATGGAAAAGCTCTTCCAACACAACATCCCTGTGATTGTGAGCTATGGTAACCACGATCATTTAAATGGCACTTGGACACGCTTTGCTTTGCCAAGCAATGTCTATGAACTACCAGCGGAAACGACCGTGGTTCAATTAAAAATCCGAGGCCAGCAAGTAAATATATATGGTTTCAGCTATCATGAACGCCATTTAAAGGAATCAGTTATTGAAAGTTATCCAATTGCACAGGATCAGCATGCCATTCATATTGGTATGCTACACGGCAGTGAGGCAGGCAACACGACCCATGATGTTTACGCCCCCTTCACTAAGCATCAGTTGATAGAAAAGAACTATCATTATTGGGCTTTGGGACATATTCATAAACGACAGCTTTTACATCAAAACCCTCCCATTGTTTATCCAGGCAATATTCAAAGTCGACATCGTAAAGAACAAGGACTGAAAGGCTTTTATGACGTGACGTTATCCCAAACATCGAATGAGCTAGATTTTATCCCTACATCTACTGTCGTTTATAACACGATAGAAGTGGATTGTACGAATGTTGTACATGCCAATGAATTACTAAAAAGATGTTCGGAAGCGATCACAACGAATAGGACGAAGTACGGGGCATCAGTAGTTGAGCTTCACCTGCAAAACATTGATGAACAAACGGAAGCTTTATTTGAACACGCAACTGTAGATGCATGGTTAGATACTGTGCGAGAGACGGAGGAAGGCATTGAGCCGATGTGTTGGGTACAAAAGTTGGTATTGCAGAAGACAGCAAGTCTTTATGAGCAGACAGCAGCAACTCAATCCGTTGTCAGCTTAATGGAGCAGTGGGACAGTAATGAATGGAAAGATATTCTAAAAGATTTATACCAATATGCTGGTGGTGCAAGGCTGATAGAGCCACTAAGTGACAAGGATATTGAAAACTTAACGCAAAATGCACAGGCATTATTGGCAGAAGAAATTCAAAGGGCGTGA
- a CDS encoding YhzD family protein — MENYRFTAFEKTGETLFDETWTFENDEAAKLNGQQQIEEKGVADKTHRLVNASGKLILFHV; from the coding sequence ATGGAGAATTATCGTTTTACAGCTTTTGAAAAAACAGGGGAAACATTATTTGATGAAACTTGGACATTTGAAAATGATGAGGCTGCTAAACTAAACGGACAACAACAAATTGAGGAAAAAGGTGTTGCCGACAAAACTCATCGTCTTGTAAACGCTTCGGGTAAATTAATTTTATTCCATGTTTAG
- a CDS encoding enoyl-CoA hydratase, giving the protein MEFSTITLEKLERRATLTLNRPQAMNAMDDVMMRELAECFEALQQEQNIQVLVIRGEGKVFSAGGDIKAMLDENKPLNIDEAMVYLSRIVKAYYQLPMIVIAAVHGASAGLGFSLTLGADIVVACENSKLAMNFIGIGLIPDGGGHFFMKERVGTVKAKQMIWEGKVLTAKEALDEGLIDFIAPEGTVFAMADQLVGKMLASPISSMITTKKILHAQNLPQLENILALEAEGQSAMRKTTDHLEGIHAFVEKRMPVFVGK; this is encoded by the coding sequence ATGGAATTTTCAACGATTACTTTAGAAAAATTAGAACGTCGTGCAACGTTAACATTGAATCGTCCGCAGGCGATGAATGCTATGGATGATGTTATGATGCGAGAACTCGCAGAATGCTTTGAGGCTCTCCAACAGGAACAAAATATACAGGTGCTTGTTATTCGTGGAGAAGGAAAAGTCTTTTCTGCGGGTGGCGATATCAAGGCTATGTTAGATGAAAATAAACCATTAAATATTGATGAGGCAATGGTCTATCTTTCACGTATTGTGAAAGCGTATTATCAGTTACCAATGATTGTGATTGCGGCTGTTCATGGTGCATCGGCAGGTCTAGGGTTTAGTCTAACACTTGGGGCAGATATAGTTGTGGCTTGTGAAAATAGTAAGCTAGCTATGAATTTCATTGGAATAGGACTAATCCCAGATGGAGGCGGTCATTTCTTCATGAAGGAACGTGTGGGGACTGTTAAAGCGAAACAGATGATTTGGGAGGGGAAGGTATTAACAGCAAAAGAAGCATTAGATGAAGGGCTTATTGACTTTATTGCACCAGAGGGTACTGTATTTGCCATGGCAGATCAGCTTGTTGGTAAAATGCTTGCGTCACCTATTTCTTCCATGATTACAACGAAAAAAATTCTACATGCTCAAAATTTGCCTCAGCTAGAAAATATCCTAGCTTTAGAAGCAGAGGGGCAATCCGCTATGCGTAAAACAACAGATCATCTAGAAGGCATTCATGCATTTGTAGAGAAAAGAATGCCTGTCTTTGTAGGAAAATAA
- the trhO gene encoding oxygen-dependent tRNA uridine(34) hydroxylase TrhO, with protein sequence MIQKDYRVLLYYKYITIEDPVAFAEEHLALCKEIGLLGRILVGSEGINGTVSGTVEQTDAYRNHMKADARFSDIMWKIDEVEGHTFKKMHVRPRQEIVHLGLEHDINPLEITGDYLSPKEFMEQMQEENTVIIDARNDYEYDIGHFKGAVRPDIETFRDLPAWMEAHKEDFADKKILTYCTGGIRCEKFSGWLKREGYGKSVGQLHGGIATYAKDPEVKGQLWDGQMFVFDRRRSVPINQVEHVIVGKDYFTGEPSERYTNCANPECHKLMLCEEKHEAFYMRSCSDDCRRAERNFFVEENGWTKEQVEEQIAKIAEIQNANR encoded by the coding sequence TTGATACAGAAGGACTATCGTGTATTACTTTATTATAAATATATTACAATTGAAGACCCTGTAGCATTTGCAGAAGAACATTTAGCATTATGTAAAGAAATTGGACTTCTTGGACGTATTTTAGTAGGCTCTGAAGGCATTAATGGCACCGTTTCTGGTACCGTTGAGCAAACAGATGCTTATAGGAATCATATGAAGGCAGATGCTCGTTTTAGTGATATTATGTGGAAAATCGATGAGGTGGAAGGACATACCTTTAAGAAAATGCATGTACGTCCTCGTCAGGAAATTGTCCATTTAGGTTTGGAGCATGATATTAATCCTTTGGAAATCACAGGCGATTATTTATCGCCTAAAGAATTTATGGAACAAATGCAAGAAGAGAACACTGTGATTATCGACGCCCGAAATGACTATGAATATGATATTGGTCATTTCAAAGGTGCTGTACGACCTGATATTGAAACCTTCCGTGACCTTCCAGCTTGGATGGAAGCACATAAAGAAGATTTTGCAGATAAAAAGATTTTAACTTACTGCACAGGTGGTATTCGCTGTGAAAAATTCTCTGGTTGGCTAAAACGTGAAGGCTATGGTAAAAGTGTTGGTCAATTACACGGTGGTATTGCAACCTATGCAAAAGATCCTGAAGTAAAGGGCCAGCTATGGGATGGTCAGATGTTTGTTTTTGACCGTCGTCGAAGTGTACCGATTAATCAGGTTGAGCATGTCATCGTTGGGAAGGATTACTTCACAGGTGAACCTTCTGAACGTTATACAAACTGTGCAAACCCTGAATGTCATAAATTAATGTTATGTGAGGAAAAACACGAAGCATTTTATATGCGTAGCTGTTCAGATGATTGCCGCCGTGCAGAACGCAATTTCTTTGTCGAAGAGAATGGTTGGACGAAGGAGCAGGTTGAGGAGCAAATTGCTAAGATTGCAGAGATTCAAAACGCAAATCGTTAA
- a CDS encoding FAD-binding dehydrogenase: MQYDVAIVGAGLAGLVAACELIDAKKKVLLVDQEPENSIGGQAYWSFGGIFLVNSPEQRRLGIKDSKELAWQDWQGTAGFDRLEDEDSWAYKWARAYVDFAAGEKYDWLKSKGIKFFPVVGWAERGGSLAGGHGNSVPRFHIVWGTGPGIVKPFVNKVKQAMKDGFIDFRPRHRVDEFIQHDGTITGISGTVLAETFINRGEKSSRLGIGEFSYEADAVIVASGGIGANFDLVRKNWPARLGTPPKNMVCGVPAYVDGRMLEITEHAGGRIVNRDRMWHYTEGLRNWDPIWPNHGIRILPGPSSLWFDAEGNRFHAPNFPGFDTLSTLEAIQKTGYDYSWFILTEKIIEKEFALSGSEQNPDLTNKSISDVLKRIMPGPPAPIQAFKNHGEDFVIAHDLKELVEGMNKLAGNELLDFMKVKEQILARDREMDNKFTKDLQVNAIHGARHYIGDKLVRVAKPHKILDTKNWPLIAVRLNILTRKTLGGLQTNLNGAVLGMDGQPIPGLFAAGEVSGFGGGGVHGYRALEGTFVGGCLFSGRQVGRYLAQE, encoded by the coding sequence ATGCAGTACGATGTTGCAATAGTTGGTGCTGGACTTGCGGGTTTAGTTGCTGCTTGTGAGTTAATCGATGCAAAGAAAAAAGTTCTTTTAGTAGATCAAGAGCCTGAAAATTCAATAGGGGGACAGGCATATTGGTCTTTTGGTGGGATATTTTTAGTAAATTCTCCAGAGCAGCGAAGGCTTGGAATTAAAGATAGTAAAGAACTGGCGTGGCAAGATTGGCAAGGAACTGCAGGCTTTGATCGTTTAGAAGATGAGGATTCGTGGGCTTATAAATGGGCCAGAGCCTATGTTGATTTTGCTGCAGGTGAAAAATATGACTGGTTAAAGTCAAAAGGTATCAAATTTTTCCCTGTGGTTGGATGGGCAGAACGGGGAGGCTCTTTAGCGGGAGGACATGGCAATTCTGTACCAAGATTTCATATTGTATGGGGAACTGGTCCTGGCATAGTAAAGCCATTTGTAAATAAAGTAAAGCAAGCTATGAAAGATGGATTTATCGATTTTAGACCAAGACATCGTGTGGATGAATTTATACAACATGATGGAACAATTACAGGAATCAGTGGAACAGTGCTAGCAGAAACCTTTATTAATCGAGGTGAAAAAAGTTCGAGATTGGGGATTGGCGAATTTTCCTACGAAGCCGATGCCGTGATTGTAGCAAGTGGCGGTATTGGGGCTAATTTTGATTTAGTAAGAAAAAATTGGCCTGCACGACTTGGGACTCCTCCTAAAAATATGGTATGTGGTGTGCCAGCTTACGTTGATGGGAGAATGCTAGAAATCACAGAACATGCTGGAGGACGTATTGTAAACCGTGATCGCATGTGGCATTACACAGAGGGATTAAGAAATTGGGATCCAATTTGGCCCAACCATGGCATTCGTATTTTACCAGGGCCTTCCTCCTTATGGTTTGATGCAGAAGGTAATCGATTCCATGCACCCAACTTCCCAGGCTTTGATACGCTCAGTACGTTAGAGGCAATTCAAAAAACAGGTTATGATTACTCTTGGTTTATTTTAACGGAAAAAATTATTGAGAAGGAATTTGCACTATCTGGTTCAGAACAAAACCCAGATTTAACAAACAAAAGCATTAGTGATGTGCTTAAGCGTATAATGCCAGGTCCACCAGCCCCTATCCAAGCTTTTAAAAATCATGGCGAAGATTTTGTGATTGCACATGATTTAAAAGAACTAGTAGAAGGCATGAATAAACTAGCAGGGAATGAGCTACTGGATTTCATGAAAGTGAAAGAGCAAATCTTGGCAAGGGATCGAGAAATGGACAATAAGTTTACGAAGGATTTACAGGTTAACGCTATTCATGGGGCAAGGCATTATATTGGAGATAAATTAGTGCGTGTTGCCAAACCACATAAAATTCTAGATACTAAAAATTGGCCATTAATTGCCGTACGTTTAAACATTCTAACTAGGAAAACCTTGGGTGGCTTACAAACAAATTTAAATGGTGCGGTGTTGGGTATGGATGGTCAACCTATACCAGGTTTATTTGCTGCTGGTGAAGTAAGTGGCTTCGGTGGCGGGGGTGTTCATGGCTATCGTGCTTTAGAAGGGACATTTGTCGGAGGCTGTTTATTTAGTGGACGGCAGGTTGGGCGCTATTTAGCGCAGGAATAA
- the serA gene encoding phosphoglycerate dehydrogenase, giving the protein MTTATKNINVFIADPLSEDGIFPLRQEQDLDLNIIVDTGLAPEQLIAKIADVDVLLVRSQTTVTREVIEAAKNLKLIGRAGVGVDNIDLAAATEHGIIVVNAPDGNTNSAAEHTIAMMTSLARHIPQAFNTLKNGKWDRKSYVGVELKNKTLGVVGFGRIGVEVAYRAKGQRMNVMAYDPFLTDERAKELGVTKATVEEICEVADFITVHTPLLPETRNLINKEKFAMMKDGVRIINCARGGIINEDDLYDAIVAGKVAGAALDVFVSEPATDHKLLTLPQVIATPHLGASTIEAQESVAVDVSNDIIKFYKTGTVTNPVNMPSIPKELLAQVEPFFELAEKLGSFLSQLTTEPVKEINLSYAGEVANYDVRPLTSNALKGLLAKNHGNHVNDVNARYLSERIGMKINEHKTTTAKGFTSLITIEIITANETHTVAGTLLNGLGARIVKVEDYVVDVIPQGHLLYIKNTDKPGAIGRVATKLAEKEINIATMQVGRAQVGGTAVMMLTVDNVVTEEDLVFVAQLENIDEVKAINL; this is encoded by the coding sequence ATGACTACTGCAACAAAAAACATTAACGTATTTATCGCTGATCCACTAAGTGAGGATGGTATTTTCCCATTACGTCAGGAGCAAGATTTAGATTTAAACATTATTGTAGACACTGGTCTTGCACCAGAACAATTAATCGCTAAAATTGCAGATGTGGATGTATTACTTGTTCGTTCTCAAACAACTGTGACACGTGAAGTGATCGAAGCAGCTAAAAACTTAAAATTAATTGGTCGTGCTGGTGTGGGTGTCGATAATATTGACCTTGCTGCTGCTACTGAACATGGCATTATCGTTGTCAACGCACCAGATGGTAACACAAACTCAGCTGCTGAGCATACAATCGCAATGATGACTTCACTTGCCCGTCATATTCCACAAGCTTTTAATACATTAAAAAATGGAAAATGGGATCGCAAATCTTATGTTGGTGTTGAGCTAAAAAATAAAACGTTGGGTGTTGTAGGCTTTGGACGAATCGGTGTTGAAGTAGCTTATCGTGCCAAAGGTCAACGTATGAATGTTATGGCATATGATCCTTTCCTAACAGATGAACGTGCAAAAGAATTAGGTGTAACAAAAGCAACAGTTGAAGAAATTTGCGAAGTAGCAGATTTCATTACAGTTCATACACCACTTCTTCCTGAAACACGTAATCTTATTAATAAAGAAAAATTTGCGATGATGAAAGATGGCGTGCGTATCATTAACTGTGCACGTGGTGGAATTATCAATGAAGATGATTTATATGATGCAATCGTAGCAGGAAAAGTAGCTGGTGCTGCCCTAGATGTATTTGTTTCTGAACCAGCAACAGATCATAAGCTACTGACATTACCACAGGTAATCGCAACGCCTCACTTAGGTGCATCGACAATTGAAGCACAAGAATCTGTTGCGGTTGATGTATCAAATGACATCATTAAATTTTATAAAACAGGTACCGTAACAAACCCTGTAAACATGCCATCTATTCCGAAAGAGCTTCTTGCACAAGTTGAGCCTTTCTTTGAATTAGCTGAAAAGCTTGGTTCATTCCTATCACAATTAACAACAGAGCCTGTAAAAGAAATCAACCTATCTTATGCTGGTGAAGTAGCAAACTATGATGTACGTCCATTAACTTCAAATGCACTAAAAGGCTTATTAGCAAAAAATCATGGTAATCATGTAAATGATGTCAATGCCCGTTACTTATCTGAACGTATCGGCATGAAAATTAATGAGCACAAAACAACAACTGCTAAAGGCTTTACAAGCTTAATTACAATTGAAATTATTACTGCTAATGAAACGCATACAGTAGCTGGTACATTATTAAACGGTTTAGGTGCACGTATCGTAAAAGTAGAAGACTATGTTGTGGACGTCATTCCACAAGGTCACCTTCTTTACATTAAAAATACGGACAAACCAGGTGCAATTGGCCGTGTAGCAACAAAGCTTGCAGAAAAAGAAATCAATATCGCAACAATGCAAGTTGGCCGTGCACAGGTTGGTGGTACAGCGGTTATGATGCTAACGGTTGATAATGTTGTAACTGAAGAAGATTTAGTTTTTGTAGCACAGCTTGAAAACATTGATGAGGTAAAAGCCATTAACCTATAA
- a CDS encoding RNA polymerase sigma factor — protein MYSLKIEEIFYLHNHTIFKYLYYLLNDEKLAEDYTQETFVRYLKHHQTIKEGADLAWLRCTARNLAYDHYRRKRIIQFVPFLQQHEEQASPSPHQWLMQQEDAKMLYLAIRKLKITYRDVIILRKIEGLSIEETCTILGWNEGKVKNTLKRALIALKKQLGGEMDEE, from the coding sequence GTGTACAGCTTGAAGATAGAAGAAATATTTTACTTACATAACCACACCATTTTTAAATACTTATATTACTTACTAAATGATGAAAAATTAGCGGAGGATTATACACAGGAAACCTTTGTCCGTTATTTGAAACATCACCAAACAATAAAAGAAGGAGCCGATCTCGCTTGGTTGCGGTGCACTGCACGTAACCTTGCCTATGATCATTATCGTCGAAAAAGGATAATTCAGTTTGTCCCTTTTTTACAACAGCATGAAGAACAAGCGTCACCTTCTCCTCATCAATGGCTGATGCAACAAGAAGATGCCAAGATGCTATATCTTGCTATTCGTAAACTAAAAATCACCTATCGTGATGTAATCATTCTGCGCAAAATAGAGGGACTATCCATCGAGGAAACCTGCACTATCCTTGGCTGGAATGAGGGAAAAGTAAAAAACACATTAAAACGAGCACTCATCGCATTAAAAAAACAGTTAGGAGGTGAGATGGATGAAGAATGA
- a CDS encoding HAD family hydrolase produces MSINTIIFDLDDTLLWDKKSVKTAFEKTCDYAATVHHVNPAELEEAVRREARALYEGYETYDYTVLIGINPFEGLWGTFDDATDSFKKMKEIVPSYRAAAWTKGLAALGIEDTAFGAELGERFVAERKVAPFLYEDTFAVLDELKGKYQLVLLTNGAPSLQNLKLEITPEIAPYFDHIIISGDFGKGKPDASIFEYVMEKVGITADEAIMVGDNLNTDILGSSRVGMRNVWINRENHIADGAVIPSYEVDSLTALMELVNKL; encoded by the coding sequence ATGTCGATAAATACAATTATTTTTGATTTAGATGATACATTACTATGGGATAAAAAATCGGTCAAAACAGCATTTGAAAAAACATGTGACTATGCTGCAACAGTACATCATGTGAACCCTGCTGAGCTAGAGGAAGCGGTTCGTCGAGAGGCACGTGCTTTATATGAAGGTTATGAAACATATGATTATACCGTTTTAATTGGTATTAATCCGTTTGAAGGTCTTTGGGGAACTTTTGATGACGCTACAGATTCTTTCAAAAAAATGAAAGAAATTGTTCCTAGTTATCGTGCAGCGGCTTGGACAAAAGGGTTAGCTGCTCTTGGTATTGAGGATACAGCGTTTGGAGCCGAGCTAGGAGAGCGCTTTGTAGCCGAGCGTAAAGTAGCGCCATTTTTATACGAAGATACTTTTGCGGTGTTAGATGAATTAAAAGGAAAATATCAGCTTGTCTTGCTAACAAATGGTGCACCAAGTCTGCAAAACTTAAAACTAGAAATCACTCCAGAAATTGCCCCCTATTTTGATCACATTATTATTTCGGGAGACTTTGGTAAAGGGAAGCCGGATGCGTCCATTTTTGAATATGTTATGGAAAAAGTAGGAATTACCGCTGATGAGGCCATTATGGTTGGCGATAATTTGAATACCGATATTTTAGGCTCATCACGTGTGGGTATGCGCAATGTATGGATTAATCGTGAAAACCATATTGCTGATGGTGCTGTGATACCTTCCTATGAGGTAGACTCTTTGACAGCATTGATGGAGCTTGTAAATAAGCTATAA
- a CDS encoding DUF3006 domain-containing protein has product MSSTKYTLDRIEDGYAVFLKFPEEEEQVIVLQSAMKKPVQVGDRVQIEEKDGVYHIEILKEETEQKRADIQSLMNRLRNKHK; this is encoded by the coding sequence GTGAGCTCGACTAAGTATACGCTAGACCGAATTGAAGATGGTTATGCGGTTTTCTTAAAGTTTCCAGAGGAAGAAGAACAAGTGATTGTTTTACAGTCAGCCATGAAAAAGCCTGTACAAGTAGGTGATCGTGTGCAGATCGAAGAAAAAGATGGGGTTTACCATATTGAAATATTAAAGGAAGAAACGGAACAGAAAAGAGCCGACATTCAAAGTCTCATGAACCGTTTACGTAATAAGCATAAATAA
- a CDS encoding MBL fold metallo-hydrolase: protein MKKIIVLLLCIFLIAGCTEAIKPEKMAVTAGHDMRVHFIDVGQGDSILIESPNGKTMLVDGGVKGAGQQIVSYLKELGVSKLDVVVATHPDADHIGGLIPVLNSLTIEQFYDSGKVHTSQTFEEMLTLIDEKNIPYYVPKTGETIEFDKDVTVKVLNANEQASDNNDASIVLKMTYGNVSFLLTGDAGVALEKEMLQYDVTATVLKAGHHGSNTSSSQEFIRAVKPEVTILSYGEDNKYGHPHAEVVDRLQAIGSKIYATADLGTITVSTDGVNYTVNGKETSKVETSKKPTEIEVSAPAIEIVSKDLVTEIVGIKNNGQQAVSLKDWQLISIEGHQVFNFPNLSLQPGKTIYITSGANAREGQNYLKWTGKQIWLNDGDAAQLRNEKGELVSELD, encoded by the coding sequence ATGAAAAAGATAATAGTATTGCTCCTTTGTATTTTTTTAATAGCAGGCTGTACTGAGGCAATCAAGCCAGAGAAAATGGCTGTAACGGCTGGTCATGATATGCGCGTTCATTTTATTGATGTGGGTCAAGGGGATTCTATATTGATTGAATCACCAAATGGTAAAACAATGCTTGTGGATGGAGGAGTGAAAGGTGCAGGGCAGCAGATTGTCTCTTATTTAAAGGAACTTGGAGTGAGCAAGCTCGATGTAGTTGTAGCGACACACCCAGATGCAGATCATATTGGCGGTCTCATTCCTGTGTTAAATTCACTTACGATTGAGCAATTTTATGATTCGGGTAAAGTACATACATCCCAAACCTTTGAAGAAATGCTGACACTAATTGATGAAAAAAATATCCCTTATTATGTGCCAAAAACAGGTGAAACTATTGAGTTTGATAAGGATGTAACTGTGAAAGTATTGAATGCGAATGAGCAGGCATCAGATAATAATGATGCTTCCATTGTTTTAAAAATGACTTATGGCAATGTCTCTTTTTTATTAACAGGAGATGCTGGAGTAGCATTAGAAAAAGAAATGCTGCAGTATGATGTAACAGCAACTGTTCTGAAGGCAGGGCATCATGGCTCTAACACAAGTAGCTCACAGGAATTCATTCGGGCTGTAAAACCAGAAGTCACGATATTAAGTTACGGGGAAGATAATAAATATGGCCATCCACATGCAGAAGTAGTAGATCGTTTGCAGGCTATTGGTAGTAAAATCTATGCCACAGCGGATTTAGGAACGATTACGGTATCCACAGATGGGGTAAACTATACAGTGAATGGGAAGGAAACTTCTAAAGTGGAAACTAGCAAAAAACCTACCGAAATAGAAGTATCCGCTCCAGCTATTGAGATCGTCAGCAAGGATTTAGTTACTGAAATTGTAGGCATTAAAAATAATGGACAACAAGCTGTTTCTTTAAAGGATTGGCAGCTTATTTCAATTGAAGGACATCAAGTTTTTAATTTCCCTAATCTTTCTTTACAGCCAGGGAAAACAATATATATTACTAGTGGAGCTAATGCAAGAGAAGGGCAAAATTATTTAAAATGGACAGGTAAACAAATTTGGTTAAACGATGGAGATGCAGCACAATTACGAAATGAGAAGGGGGAACTTGTAAGTGAGCTCGACTAA
- a CDS encoding GntP family permease, with protein MLFIIILIGVLFVVLGTAKLKLHPFLALLISAFFVGMASGMPLLSVVESINTGFGGLMTSIGLVIIAGTIIGLILEKSGAAYRMAEVVLRIVGPKRPQLAMSLIGYIVSIPVFCDSGFIILSSLQKSLAKRANVTIASMAVALATGLFATHVLVPPTPGPIAAAGNIGAADYLGTVIVIGLLVAIPATFVGYLWSVKVATKIRVPEDEVEALDYEEVIKSFGKMPSTFKAFLPIVLPIVLIGLGSIAALVGDTESTFNTIFKFLGSPTVALFLGVASAFLLLPEISETTLTGWIGESLKEAAPILLITGAGGSFGTVIKNAGVGEMLQEMDLGMFASGTLFLLVPFIVAAALKTAQGSSTTALVITSTLVAPMLVTLGIEGAVPLALVVMAIGAGAMTVSHVNDSFFWVITQYSGMEVTQAYKAQTVATLLQGLVTITITMILWWIFV; from the coding sequence ATGTTGTTCATCATTATTTTAATAGGGGTATTATTTGTTGTACTGGGGACGGCTAAGTTAAAGCTTCACCCGTTTTTAGCGCTATTAATTAGTGCTTTCTTTGTTGGAATGGCATCAGGGATGCCATTATTATCAGTCGTTGAAAGCATTAATACTGGATTTGGTGGCTTGATGACAAGCATTGGCTTAGTTATTATCGCTGGTACGATTATAGGCTTAATATTAGAAAAGTCAGGTGCTGCCTATCGAATGGCGGAAGTCGTGTTAAGAATTGTAGGGCCAAAGCGTCCTCAATTAGCGATGTCTTTAATTGGCTATATCGTGTCCATTCCAGTGTTTTGTGATTCAGGCTTTATTATTTTATCCAGCTTACAAAAATCATTAGCAAAGCGAGCAAATGTCACAATTGCTTCAATGGCAGTAGCTTTAGCAACAGGCTTATTTGCTACACATGTATTAGTACCACCAACTCCAGGACCTATTGCAGCAGCAGGGAATATTGGTGCTGCGGATTATTTAGGAACGGTCATTGTCATTGGTTTATTAGTAGCGATACCAGCGACATTTGTAGGTTATCTATGGTCGGTGAAAGTGGCGACAAAGATTCGAGTACCCGAAGATGAGGTAGAGGCATTAGATTATGAGGAAGTGATTAAATCTTTTGGCAAAATGCCGTCAACATTTAAAGCCTTTTTGCCAATCGTTTTACCAATTGTGTTAATTGGTCTAGGTTCTATAGCAGCATTAGTTGGTGATACAGAATCGACATTCAATACAATCTTTAAATTTTTAGGTTCACCAACAGTAGCTTTATTTTTAGGTGTAGCATCGGCATTTTTATTATTACCTGAAATTAGTGAAACGACATTAACGGGCTGGATTGGTGAAAGCTTAAAAGAAGCGGCTCCTATTTTACTTATTACAGGAGCTGGCGGTTCATTTGGAACTGTTATTAAAAATGCTGGTGTTGGAGAAATGCTTCAGGAAATGGATTTAGGCATGTTTGCATCAGGTACATTATTCCTTCTTGTGCCATTTATTGTAGCAGCAGCATTGAAAACAGCTCAAGGTTCTTCCACAACGGCACTTGTGATCACCTCTACTTTAGTAGCGCCAATGCTTGTAACATTAGGAATTGAGGGAGCGGTACCGTTAGCATTAGTGGTGATGGCAATTGGTGCTGGAGCAATGACAGTTAGTCATGTGAACGACAGCTTTTTCTGGGTAATTACACAGTATAGTGGCATGGAAGTCACACAGGCCTATAAAGCACAAACGGTCGCAACTTTATTGCAGGGTCTTGTCACAATTACAATTACGATGATTTTATGGTGGATATTCGTTTAA